In the genome of Acaryochloris sp. CCMEE 5410, the window CAAAGAGAAGTAACCGAGTAAATGAACCCACAATAATGCAAGCTAATGCGCCTTCTTTAGTGGCTTTTGGATAGAACAGTCCTCCAGCCAAGGGAACCAACAATCCGGCAAACCCCAGATCAAATGCTAATAGGAGTAAAACCCCAGTTTGGGGAACTCTTAAAGCAAAAAACACGCCCATGATAGTGATGACTACTGCCATCGAGCGGGTCAAAGCCAGAAGCCGATCGCCACTTGCACTGGGCTGATTATGGCGAATGCCCAGGATGTTGTGAGCGATCACCGAAGAAGTTCCCAAAATAGCGCCATCTGCAGTTGAAAGAGAGGCCGATAAAATCGCCACAATGACTAAAAGAGCCAAAGAAGAAGGCACAACATTCTGCAACAACGCATAAAGGATAGGACCATCAGCCGTAACACCAGCTGATGCCAAAATTTCAGGTGTAGAGAGAGCGATGATCGAGAACGGAACACCAATCACTACGGTACCTAAAGAGCCGATCAGGCAAGCTCTTTGAGCCGTTTCAGGACTTTCTGCAGAAAAGATTCGAGCCATAAAGTCAATGGCAACGATATCTCCCAGCCCCAGGGCTAACAGCGTTGCCCAATTGACTAGGGAACCTGATGCGGGGCTAGTCATCTGTGCTAGGGCTAAAGGACCGGTACCTGCTGGAATGTTGAAGCCGAAATTCAGTCCGATATAACCGAAGAGACACAGTGACCCCACTAAAGCAATCAGTACTTGAATGGCATCGGTATAGGCGACGGCAAATAAGCCGCCACTGGCGGTGTAGATCAAAACGATGACCGCAAGCAACAACACCCCAATGGTGTAGGACATCCCTAAAAAGGTTTGAAAAAGATATCCTCCTGCAACTAAATTACCTGCGAGTAAGAAAGAGAAGCTAATAACCATCAGTACGGCTGCTACCCATTCGGTGGTCCGCCCATATTTCACCCGATAGAAATCGGGCAACGTGATTAACCCCATCCGATTCATTGGTTTGGCGAAAAACAGAGCGGTCAGGAAGAGGCAAAGGGCTAAGCCCAGCGGTAGTGAGGCTCCTGCCCAGAATCCGAATTCTGAAGCCAGATCCGTATTGCCCAGAGTGGCATTTGAGTCGACAGATTGGGCCATTAATGTGGCGGCTGCTAAGGGCAGCGTTAGCCCTCGACCTGCGACTAAAAAGTTAACACTGTCTCCTTTAATTTGTTTCGACGCATAAACGCCGATGCCCAGGGTGGCGAGGAGGAATGCAATGATACCCCCAGGCAGCAATGAGTCAGCCATGGTTGAAATCCCTACGTCAGGTGAAATTGCCCATTGGTGACATCATAAAGATAGGCAAAGCACAACATTGTATCCATCTCAACAAACTGGCTAATATTAGCCCAGTGGAAATAGTGGGATGCTGAGAATAAAGGTCTGGTAATTGTCCTTTGGCTCAACAGCAGCTAATGCAAGCTCACTAAGCTCTCGAAAGTCTTTTGAGTTGAATCTGGGTTCTCAGCTTCTGGATGGATCTGCACTCGCTGGGTCAGTACGGCTGCAATCATCATAAACCCACCGCCCAAAATAACTGCTGCTAGACGATTCCCGGCAAAAATATGACTCATTATCCATCCCAAGCCAAGGGCTGCCGCGATCTCTGGTAACACGATGAAGAAGTTAAAAATCCCCATGTATAGACCGCTTTTACTGGCCGGTAAGACGTTAACCAACATTGCGTAGGGCAAAGAGAGCATACTGGCCCAGGCAATTCCCACCCCGATCATTGGGAGCAGCAGAACATATTGATTATGAATCCATAACAAGGAACAGAGCCCCAAAGCGCCACTCATAAGACATAGGGAATGGGTTCTTTTAAGGCTAATTTGCTGGGTTAATTTAGGCAAAATGAAGGAAAACAGGCAGCAAACGCCGTTGTACATGGCAATACATAATCCTGCCCATTCAATCCCTGTGGTGTAGAGTAAGGTCCCTTCTGACGTAGCACCGAAGATATTATGTGCGATCGCAGGTGGGAAATACAAAAACACACAAAACATCCCAAACCAGCTACAGAACTGCACCCAAGCCAATTGGCGCATCGTTACAGGCATCTCCCGTAAGGCGATACCAATATCCGATACCATGCCGTTTGAATGGGGTTGAATTGTTTGTGGATGAGTCACTTCAAACTCTTCTGGTAGGGGTTCGGTCGTAGTGACAACGGTCCACACTACTGAACCCAGAAAAATTAAAGCACCTATATAAAAGGAAAGCTTAACAGCGATAGGTACAGTGTGATAATTTTCTTGGGACTCAATGACCCCAAAGACATGGTGCAACAGCCACGGTAAAGCTGAGGCAATCACCCCTGCTAAGCCATGAAAAATCCCTTGAATCGTAAACCCTAAGGTGCGTTGCTCTTCTGGCAGCAAATCCCCAACAAAGGAGCGAAACGGCGTCATGCTGACATTGGCAGAAGTATCCAGAATCCATAGCAATCCCACGGCCATCCATAGACTGGGAGCATTGGGCATCATTATGAGTGCTACGGAACCTGCGATCGCACCTGCCAGGAAATAAGGCCGCCGCCGCCCCAACGGTCCCCATGTATGGTCACTTAAATACCCAATAATGGGCTGTACGACTAGCCCCGTGAGGGGAGCTGCTAACCAGAGCATGGGGAGTTGATGAGCCCGGGCTCCCAAATGTTCAAATATACTGCTAGTGTTAGCCATTTGCAGGCCCCAGCCAAACTGAATCCCAAAAAAGCCAAAACTCATATTCCACAGCTGCCAAAAGCTGAGTTTATGGTCTTTTTGGGGGACTGCAGTGTCGGTATTTCCTGGCTTATCGATTCCCTGCCCTACCGTAATCATAAAGGGCACCTACCGTTCAACAATCGCAACAGGAAATATTTGATAGACACAACCTCAAAATAACGATAGAAACTTTGCAACCTATCTTTCTCAATCGCAAAGATAAATATAAACAGGGATGTTTTTCCCTGAGGAAAACGTTCGAGTCCCTTATATCATCACCCTAGTTTTCCCTATAAAGGCGATTCAGTGATGGGGATCACCCATAAAAATTAACAAACGTAAGAAATATTTTCATTGGTTTATGTATTTTAAAAAGCTAATTCTCTTGCAAGTTAAATCATTGACATAGACAAAGATTAACCGTTCTGAATTAATCGCAGTAGCTCATCGGTGGATATCTTACCGCTGATTTCCGTTCCCTCCAGCAAACTATCCGCTAAGTCACGCTTATGCCGATGCAGGTCTACAATTTTCTCTTCAATCGTGTTTTTAGCAACCAGCCGATAAATGGTAACAGGCCGTCGTTGACCAATCCGATGGGCACGATCTGACGCTTGATCTTCTACCGCAGGATTCCACCAAGGATCCATATGAATGACATAGTCGGCAGCCGTTAGGTTCAGTCCGGTTCCTCCCGCCTTCAGACTGATGAGAAAGACTTCACCTTCGCCAGACTGAAACGCTTTAACCCTCTGCTGACGTACTTTTGCAGGGGTACTGCCATCCAGATACTGATAAGCAATCTGTTTCTTGTCTAAGTAATCTTGCAAAATTTTGAGGTGATCGACAAACTGGCTAAATACGAGGGCTTTATGATGATTGGCCAATAATTCCTCCAGGACTTCACCAAACAGTTGTAACTTCGCGCTGGCAGGCGGTGATTCAGGCATCACCAGTTGAGCATTACAGCAAGTCCGGCGTAACTTCATAATTTCTGCTAGGACCTGGAGATGTTTTGCTCCCGCTTGGGCATCACTATCGGCAAGATTTGCGATCGCTTTTCGTCTCAGAGCTTCATACAAGGCCATCTCTTCTTCACTCAATTCCACCTGAAGGGTAATTTCAGTCCGAGATGGTAGCTCTTCTAAAACCTGGCTCTTGGTCCGGCGGAGCAAAAAAGGCTGAATCAGTTTCTTCAGCCGCTGACGGGCTTGGGGGTCCTGACTTTTCTCAATGGGTGCGGCAAACTGCTGATTAAATCGTTCCATTGATCCTAAGAGACCCGGATTAATAAATCGGAATAAATTCCACAGTTCCCCTAAATGATTTTCAATTGGGGTGCCGGTCGTTAAAAGTTTGAACTCAGCCTGGAGATTCATGGCCGCTTGAGAGCGCTTCGTCGTCATATTCTTAATGGCCTGAGCTTCATCCAGGACAATCATTTGCCAATTCACCTGGGCCAGCATTTGAGCAACCTCTTCTTGCTGCAATAAACCATAGCTACAGACCAATAGATCAAAGGGCTGAAGCTGATCGAGCAGTTCTTGGCGTTGACTGGTTCCAAATTGCAGCGGGCGTAAGGTCGGTGCAAACCGCTGGGCCTCACTAATCCAATTCAGACCCACGGAGGTGGGAGCAATGACTAAGGCAGGCCCTTCAGGGGCACGGGTCAACATCACCGCTAGAGCCTGCAAGGTTTTTCCTAGTCCCATATCATCTGCCAAACAAGCCCCTACGCCCCAATGGGATAGTCGGGCTAACCACTCAAACCCTTCTTGCTGATAATCCCGTAACTCTGCTTGCAGGGTTGTGGGTAGCTGGGGTTGTAAAGCTTGCACATCTTTTAATTTTTGGACGTGGGCTTTCCAATGCTTATCCACCTTCAACTTACCCACATCCTCCACCATGTCCTCCAAGGTCATGGTGGTTAGAGGGTGAAACCGCAACCCCTTACCTTGTTGTTCAGAATATGCTCGGAGGTCGTCTAGCCGTTTGCGAAACTCCTGAGTCAGGGCAATAAACTGCCCTTCGCCAATGGGGATAAAACGGCTGGGGGTTTGCTCTAACAAGGCTAAAAGGGCTTGCATATCCAGAACTAAATCATCAGAGAGTTTTAACTCTCCGGTTGCCGCAAACCAATCCCGCTGACGCTTGATCTGTAACTGGAGCTGACCTAAATCCGCCCGATGTCTGACACTTAGTTTCTCTCCTTCAGGCCATTCCAGCACAACAGACTCTTTTAAGTCCTGGAGTTCTAGTAGAAGCTCCAAGCAGGCTTCCGGGTCTTCCACCAACCATTCATGATCCTGCGGTGTCAATTTCGCTAGTGTTGGACAAGCCGCAATCGCTGCTTTGGCCAATTGTCGCTCTTTAACGAGATTGCGTATGGTCTGTAAACGTTGGCCTTCAATTTCGGCAATGACCGTTTCGCCACCACTCCCTGGAGGATAGTAGGGACCCCCTTCCGCAAAGGGACGGGACAATACTGCAACCTTCAGTCCTTCTCCAGCAGGGAGTAAATGTACATGGGGAAGAGCTTGTGCTGGAACCTCTGTGGCGCTCGCAACTCCACCCCCAATATCGGAGTGAACCGTTACTAAGCTAGAAACCGCACCAATGGCAGCCAATACCTGTTCTTTTGCGCGTTCGGGAACCGTCAGCCGATTTTTCTCCCCTAGAATGTTGGCAATTTGGCGATGCTCCGGCTTGATATCAATAATTTTTAAGCGAGTTGGGGTTTCTTTCGTAACGACCAGGGTCTGACTCGCCTTCAAGGCTGGAGAAAACGTAAGGGCCAGTTTGTCTCCTTTTTGTTTTTGGATTAATAGTTCAGGTTCCCCCTTCACCACCTCCACGCGAGTCGTGGGTGCATCTTCCCAAAAGACGAGGGGATGGCTGATTAACTCTACAATGGCTTCCTCGCTAAATCGGTACTCTGTTTTGTTGTAATAGCCATAGGACCCATAGGACGAATAGGTTTCAAGTTGGCTACAGACTCGTAAATCCTGATCGGTGAGATAGTTAAATTCACCGGGCTTGCCGTACAACCGTTTCAGGGCAATGGGACGGCCTTTACTCCACCCCCCTTTTGCCGTCATTTTCTGCTCCTTGGGCTGCAGTAACCAAGTTTGACCATAGAGGGTGATAAACCAGGCCAGACGCAGTTCTGCTTGGACGACGGGGGCTTCTTGTTGCAGATGCGCTAGGGCATTCAGGCACAGCTCCCAGGGCTCTTGCGATCTGATAATATCAACCAGTGGCTTGATGCCACTTCCCTGCCGCAGGAGTTGAGCTTGGGCCTGATAGGGATTGTCAGCCTCTTCGGTCTCCAGTTTGGCTATTAGTTCTGCTGTTTCCATGGCAAACCAGTGATACCCAGACTGCGTGGCTTGCCGACAAAGGGGGCTTAAAACCCTGGGCAACCATTTTTTGGCCTTTTCAGCATCAACCCAATATTGGCAAAGGGCTCCGAATAAGATATCTAAGCTATGGTGTCCTTCATAAGGATTGAGAGAAGCCTGAAGCAAAGTTTTCTTGGTTGATAAATTTCCTTGTTGAATTTGGATCAAACTATCTAGCCAAGAATAGGTGGTTCGCAACCAATAACCCGACTTACGCACCATATGCTGCACATAGCCTTGGGCCTGAATCAATCGTTCTGAAGATCCCTCCTGCAGCAAGGCCAAAATAAAAAAGAGCCCCGAAATACTAGTAAAGTAATAGCTGCGTTTACGTTTTGTTTTCCGTAATTCAGTTAAAGCGCTGGTGAAAAGGTCAATGGATTGATCCGTGTCACCTTGTAGAAAGGCCAACCAACCCCAGTAGGGCGCAGTATTATCCTGATTTTTTTCATCAATTGACTCTAGTACGGAGGAGACTTCTTCCACATAGCTACGTAATAATAGTTGCTCGGCTAAAACCACCTTCAAATAATCAGAACAGCGAGTCTTCTGATTGGCAAAATCTTCCTGAAGTACTTCAAAAGCTTCTTCACTAGAAGATAAATCCAGAATGCTGTTCGACAGAATACTGGTCAGGGCTAGCTCATAAAAGTCAGTGGGAAGTGTTTGAATCCAGTCTGCATCAAAGGGGTTGTTGCAGATGATCGTAATGACATCATCCAGAGATAACGGGTCCTGTCTTTTAAAGACTTTTTGGTAGTCCGAGAGTTGTTCAGTGAGAAACTTTAAATCCTGGCTATAAAAACCAATTCGGGCTTCCCGCAGAAATTGAGCTTCACTCCTAAAGCTTCGGGGGCCTGAACCCCAGGGTTCATAAACGGGCACAGCCCCTTGAATAATGGGGGCAAGGGTTTCAAATTTGCCCATCTCTAAGACATCACGGGTGGCAATTTCAGCCAGCAAGGGATGACACTGAGGTCCTTGGCCTCGTTCTTGCAATACAATCCCTTGATCAAGCAAGCCCTCAAGATGTTGCTTCAGCAGTTTGGAATCCCAGGTTTTATAATCCGAGTCTGCAGCTGCCTGACGATTCAAACAAGTGAGAATGGCACTACGGTTGACGGGCTCATAGGCTACTGACAGCACTTGGACAAGTTGCTGGTCTAAGGGGGACAATGCTAAATAATCTGCTGCGAGTTGGGCCTGTTTCTTAGATGAAGCTGTGCTGGATTCAAACATGACTAATTCATCACGGTTAAGGGAAAGCTTTCGATGGCCTACCGAGCCCTTTATTACGTTTGAATGGGCTTGACTAACAAGTGTGCTTTAGGCTGATAGCCTAGCTTCTCATATAGCGACAATGCAGGATGGGCATTCGTAAACACCTGTAAGCCAATTTGTTGATCGCCTTGCTGAGCAGCCCAATCTTCAGCTTTCTGCAATAAGGCGGTCCCTAAGCCTTGCTGGCGATATTCAGGATCGACGTAAAGGATAAATATATGGGTATAAGCATCCCCTGTGACTTGATCAACCGCCGTTCCTAACCATAAACAGGCCAAAAACGCATGGGCATTATCCTCAGTAGTGATCAACCAGTAGGGCGTATCCGTCGACCAATATTGATCAATAACGGCCCGTAAATGTTGATAATCATGTCCAGGGTAAAGTTCTGCGTAGGTCCGCTGCATAAATTGCAGTAATAAATGCTGCTCTCCCTTCGTCCCTAAACGTGCATTGAACCCCGAAACAAAGTTTCTATCCAAGATTTAGACTAAACCATAGAACATAAATCAGAGGAACCAACGGAATGAGAACCCGCTGAAGAGATAGGTTAGCCCTCAATGATCATAGCGGGGACCCAGCTTACTCCCTCCTCCACTGGAGCAGGTTGCGCCATATCATCTGGCAGGAACGCCCTGGCGCTGACCGCCACCAAAGCCACGACAAAGATCAAAACAATCAAAAAAGGAGCAATATTTTGGCGAAAGAAGGTCATGACTGAATATCACCGGAGACTTGTTCCTTTATCGTACCGCTGTCTTGAACGAGCTGTAGTCGGTTAGGATGCCTCTTAGGATGAACTGGTTATCGAAAAGCCTAAGCCTATGCGTCTTAATGCATAATTCTAAAAGAACGGGGATTGATGAGGCGCAACCGCTGCCAATTCGCAATCTGGTTTTAGCTCTACCGACTGTTTCTGTCTGCTCTCTTTACGCTCAGAAGATTATGACATTGGACATTGGCGATTACGCTCCAGAATTCACCTTACCCAATGCAGATGGTGAATCCATTGACCTTAAACGTTTTCGAGGACAATGGGTGGTGCTTTACTTTTATCCCCGGGACAATACGCCTGGCTGTACCAAAGAAGCTTGTGGATTTCGCGATCAGTACGAGACCTATCGAACTGAGCAGGTTGTTATCCTAGGGGTTAGTGGAGATGATTCCAAATCCCATCAGAAATTTATCAATAAACAAAATTTGCCTTTCCAATTACTCTCCGATCTCGATTTCAATGTGGCAAAATCCTATGAAGCCTATGGACCCAAAAAGTTTATGGGTAAAGAATATGAAGGGATCTATCGACATTCTTTTCTCATTGATCCGGACGGCAAGCTAGCGAAGATTTATCGAAAGGTCAAGGCTGCCGATCACGCCACAGATGTGTTGCAAGATTTAGAATTACTGAGAAAGTAGATATTAAACTCACTCTCTTTTAGATTTATTTTTAGTATCTAAAACGGAGTTCTTGCACAAAAGATTAATGCATAATTTTCTAGATTTGCCTTGATATATTAGGAGGCACTCTAGTCTATTGATGGATACTAACGCACCTCACTATGTGAACTAGCCTACCTCTGTATTTTTGACTATGAAACGTTTCGCATACATGGTTCAGACGGTGCTGGGCCTTCTCTTTCGACACCCATTATTAGGGGTATGTTTAATACCGATCCTTGAAGATGGACAAATCGTATTGGTTAAACGTCAGGATAATGGCCTATGGAGCTTACCGGGCGGCATGGTGGATTGGGGTGAAAATATTCAGCACAGTATCAAAAGAGAACTCCATGAGGAAACGGGGTTATCACTCACAACAATGGGACGATTTGTGGGGGTATACTCAGACCCCGATCGTGATCCTCGATTACATTCCATTTGTTTAGCCTTTGAAATTAAGGTTGAAGGGAAATTGCAAGTGAACGATATAAATGAAATATCTGAGGTGCAATCTTTTTCCCTAGATGAAGCGATGAACATGTCTTTAAGTCATGATCATACCCAGCAGCTGCAAGACTACCTCCAAGGTGAATTAGTGATTCGCTAGCTCTAGAAATGCAGCGAC includes:
- a CDS encoding sodium:solute symporter family protein → MADSLLPGGIIAFLLATLGIGVYASKQIKGDSVNFLVAGRGLTLPLAAATLMAQSVDSNATLGNTDLASEFGFWAGASLPLGLALCLFLTALFFAKPMNRMGLITLPDFYRVKYGRTTEWVAAVLMVISFSFLLAGNLVAGGYLFQTFLGMSYTIGVLLLAVIVLIYTASGGLFAVAYTDAIQVLIALVGSLCLFGYIGLNFGFNIPAGTGPLALAQMTSPASGSLVNWATLLALGLGDIVAIDFMARIFSAESPETAQRACLIGSLGTVVIGVPFSIIALSTPEILASAGVTADGPILYALLQNVVPSSLALLVIVAILSASLSTADGAILGTSSVIAHNILGIRHNQPSASGDRLLALTRSMAVVITIMGVFFALRVPQTGVLLLLAFDLGFAGLLVPLAGGLFYPKATKEGALACIIVGSFTRLLLFALMPVTFGIKNTLLYIPNSIFTADFDGIPTLISPLIGLCLFLVISKLTYRPLPIVEQPVQRTLQKV
- a CDS encoding DEAD/DEAH box helicase, which produces MFESSTASSKKQAQLAADYLALSPLDQQLVQVLSVAYEPVNRSAILTCLNRQAAADSDYKTWDSKLLKQHLEGLLDQGIVLQERGQGPQCHPLLAEIATRDVLEMGKFETLAPIIQGAVPVYEPWGSGPRSFRSEAQFLREARIGFYSQDLKFLTEQLSDYQKVFKRQDPLSLDDVITIICNNPFDADWIQTLPTDFYELALTSILSNSILDLSSSEEAFEVLQEDFANQKTRCSDYLKVVLAEQLLLRSYVEEVSSVLESIDEKNQDNTAPYWGWLAFLQGDTDQSIDLFTSALTELRKTKRKRSYYFTSISGLFFILALLQEGSSERLIQAQGYVQHMVRKSGYWLRTTYSWLDSLIQIQQGNLSTKKTLLQASLNPYEGHHSLDILFGALCQYWVDAEKAKKWLPRVLSPLCRQATQSGYHWFAMETAELIAKLETEEADNPYQAQAQLLRQGSGIKPLVDIIRSQEPWELCLNALAHLQQEAPVVQAELRLAWFITLYGQTWLLQPKEQKMTAKGGWSKGRPIALKRLYGKPGEFNYLTDQDLRVCSQLETYSSYGSYGYYNKTEYRFSEEAIVELISHPLVFWEDAPTTRVEVVKGEPELLIQKQKGDKLALTFSPALKASQTLVVTKETPTRLKIIDIKPEHRQIANILGEKNRLTVPERAKEQVLAAIGAVSSLVTVHSDIGGGVASATEVPAQALPHVHLLPAGEGLKVAVLSRPFAEGGPYYPPGSGGETVIAEIEGQRLQTIRNLVKERQLAKAAIAACPTLAKLTPQDHEWLVEDPEACLELLLELQDLKESVVLEWPEGEKLSVRHRADLGQLQLQIKRQRDWFAATGELKLSDDLVLDMQALLALLEQTPSRFIPIGEGQFIALTQEFRKRLDDLRAYSEQQGKGLRFHPLTTMTLEDMVEDVGKLKVDKHWKAHVQKLKDVQALQPQLPTTLQAELRDYQQEGFEWLARLSHWGVGACLADDMGLGKTLQALAVMLTRAPEGPALVIAPTSVGLNWISEAQRFAPTLRPLQFGTSQRQELLDQLQPFDLLVCSYGLLQQEEVAQMLAQVNWQMIVLDEAQAIKNMTTKRSQAAMNLQAEFKLLTTGTPIENHLGELWNLFRFINPGLLGSMERFNQQFAAPIEKSQDPQARQRLKKLIQPFLLRRTKSQVLEELPSRTEITLQVELSEEEMALYEALRRKAIANLADSDAQAGAKHLQVLAEIMKLRRTCCNAQLVMPESPPASAKLQLFGEVLEELLANHHKALVFSQFVDHLKILQDYLDKKQIAYQYLDGSTPAKVRQQRVKAFQSGEGEVFLISLKAGGTGLNLTAADYVIHMDPWWNPAVEDQASDRAHRIGQRRPVTIYRLVAKNTIEEKIVDLHRHKRDLADSLLEGTEISGKISTDELLRLIQNG
- the bcp gene encoding thioredoxin-dependent thiol peroxidase; protein product: MTLDIGDYAPEFTLPNADGESIDLKRFRGQWVVLYFYPRDNTPGCTKEACGFRDQYETYRTEQVVILGVSGDDSKSHQKFINKQNLPFQLLSDLDFNVAKSYEAYGPKKFMGKEYEGIYRHSFLIDPDGKLAKIYRKVKAADHATDVLQDLELLRK
- a CDS encoding N-acetyltransferase: MDRNFVSGFNARLGTKGEQHLLLQFMQRTYAELYPGHDYQHLRAVIDQYWSTDTPYWLITTEDNAHAFLACLWLGTAVDQVTGDAYTHIFILYVDPEYRQQGLGTALLQKAEDWAAQQGDQQIGLQVFTNAHPALSLYEKLGYQPKAHLLVKPIQT
- a CDS encoding MFS transporter, which translates into the protein MITVGQGIDKPGNTDTAVPQKDHKLSFWQLWNMSFGFFGIQFGWGLQMANTSSIFEHLGARAHQLPMLWLAAPLTGLVVQPIIGYLSDHTWGPLGRRRPYFLAGAIAGSVALIMMPNAPSLWMAVGLLWILDTSANVSMTPFRSFVGDLLPEEQRTLGFTIQGIFHGLAGVIASALPWLLHHVFGVIESQENYHTVPIAVKLSFYIGALIFLGSVVWTVVTTTEPLPEEFEVTHPQTIQPHSNGMVSDIGIALREMPVTMRQLAWVQFCSWFGMFCVFLYFPPAIAHNIFGATSEGTLLYTTGIEWAGLCIAMYNGVCCLFSFILPKLTQQISLKRTHSLCLMSGALGLCSLLWIHNQYVLLLPMIGVGIAWASMLSLPYAMLVNVLPASKSGLYMGIFNFFIVLPEIAAALGLGWIMSHIFAGNRLAAVILGGGFMMIAAVLTQRVQIHPEAENPDSTQKTFESLVSLH
- a CDS encoding NUDIX hydrolase, which encodes MKRFAYMVQTVLGLLFRHPLLGVCLIPILEDGQIVLVKRQDNGLWSLPGGMVDWGENIQHSIKRELHEETGLSLTTMGRFVGVYSDPDRDPRLHSICLAFEIKVEGKLQVNDINEISEVQSFSLDEAMNMSLSHDHTQQLQDYLQGELVIR